TCTGCAGGCGCAGCACGGCTGGGCGCGATTTGTCTCAATGCAGGACCATTACAACCTGATCTATCGCGAAGAAGAGCGCGAGATGCTGCCCCTGTGCTATCAGGAAGGGGTAGCGGTGATCCCGTGGAGCCCGCTGGCGCGGGGACGCTTAACCCGCCCGTGGGGGGAAACGACAGCCCGCTCGGTATCGGATGCGTTCGGTAAAACGCTGTATGAAAATACGGAAAGCAGCGACGCCGTGATTGCGGAGCGCCTGGCGGGCATTGCAGATGACACCGGCGCAACGCGCGCGCAGGTGGCGCTGGCATGGCTGCTGAGCAAACGTGGCGTTGCAGCACCGATTATCGGCACCTCGCGCGAGGAGCAGTTGGACGAACTGCTGAACGCGGTAGACATCACGCTGACGCCAGAACAGATTGCCGAGCTTGAGACGCCGTATGAGCAGCATCCGGTGGTAGGGTTTAAATAAACAAAAGCCGGGTGGCGGCTTCGCCTTACCCGACCTACAAAATCATATGCTCGCGTAGGCCGGGTAAGGCGAAGCCGCCACCCGGCAACACGGAACGTACAGAATCACCCGAAGTGATCGTACCCTTTCCAGTCGAGCGTGACCGGCGCGCCGTCCCGGACAAACTGCAGCCCTTCGCTTTCCGGCATAATCTGCCCGATGCAGGTAAACCGCGCGCCCAGATGCCCTAACGCAACGTCCAGCGTCCCGCGGTTCAGTTCCGGAACGGTAAAGCACAGCTCGTAATCTTCACCACCGGACAGCGCCCAGCGCAACGCCTGCTCAGGCTCTGTGTGACGCAGGAGCTGTTCTGACAGCGGGAAAAGGTCGAGATCGACACGCGCACCCACGCCGCTGGCCTTGAGGACATGACCGAGATCGGAGATCAGGCCATCAGACAGATCGATAGCCGAACTGGCGCGATCGCGCAGCGCCTGGCCGTGCAGAATACGCGGCGTTGGGCGCAGATGGCGTTTGACCAGATACGCCGCATCGTCTTTATCTTCAACGGTTAAACGGTCCTGAAGGATAGCCAGCCCTGCGGCGCTATCTCCCGGCGTACCGGTAACGTAAATCCAGTCGCCCGGTTTGGCCCCGGAACGCTTCAGGGCCCGCCCAGCGGGAACATAGCCGTGGATCGCCAGGGTCATCGACAGCGGCCCGGCCGTGGTGTCTCCCCCGATCAACTGCATATCGTAATAGTTGAGCTGATCAAACAGCGCATCGCTAAAGGCTTCAAGCCAGGCTTCATCGACATTCGGCAGGGTTAAGGCCAGCGTCAGCCACGCGGGATCGGCCCCCATCGCCGCCAGATCGCTGACGTTAACCGCCAGCGCTTTATACGCCAGGTCAGCAGGATCGATATCGGGAAGGAAATGACGTCCGCAGACTAAGGTGTCGGTGCTAATAGCCAGCGTCTGTTTTTCAGGAATATTGAGAAGTGCACAGTCATCGCCAATGCCAGTTTCAACATCAAGACGAGAGGTTCTGACACGGTCGAAATAACGGGCAATCAGGGAGAATTCGCCGCATGCCATACGTTATGCCTCAGCAAATAAAAGAAAAAACCGGAGCCGCACTGCCGGTGAGGCAGTGCAAGACTCCGGTTTGCGGATCACTTTTTGTGGGGACGGATCGCAGGTGCGGCTTTATCCAGCACGCCGTTAACAAACTTGTGGCTGTCTTCAGCGCCGAAGGTTTTCGCCAGTTCGATCGCTTCGTTGATGGCCACTTTGTACGGCACATCATCACGTTTGGACAGCTCGAACAGCGCGATACGCAACACTGCTTTTTCAACCTGACCCAGCTCTTCAAGAAGACGGGACAGGTATGGCTTCATCAGGCCATCGAGATACGCGCTATTAGTCGCCACTCCCGACAGCAGTTCACGGAAGTACAGAACATCGACGTCTTTCACGTCCTGTTCTGACAGGAACTGGTACTCAACATCGGCGATGTCGTTGTGGGACAACTGCCAGGAGTAAAGTGCCTGAACGGCACATTCACGGGCGCGGCGACGAGCAGCAGGTTTCACGGAATTCCCCTTACAAAAAAATCAGGCCTTAATGGCTTTCAATACGTTGATCATTTCAAGCGCGGTCAGTGCAGCTTCTGCACCTTTGTTACCGGCCTTGGTGCCAGCGCGTTCGATGGCTTGTTCAATACTTTCGGTGGTCAGCACGCCAAACGCGACAGGAATTTCAGCGTCCTGGGCGACGTGTGCCAGACCATTGCTTGCACCGCCCGCTACGTATTCGAAGTGCGCAGTGCCGCCACGAATAACTGTACCCAGGGCAATCACCGCGTCGTATTTACCGGTTTTCGCCAGCGCGCCCGCTGCCAGTGGCAGTTCGTAAGCACCTGGAACCCAAACAACGGTAATGTTGTCATCTTTTACCTGGCCGATACGTTTCAGGGCGTCAATTGCACCTTCCAGCAGGCTGTCGTTGATGAAGTTGTTGAAACGCGCAATGGTGATGGCGACGCGAGCGTCCGGGGTAGCTACAGCAGCTTCAATAATGTTCATACTCTTCCTTTACGGGTTCATTTGGCCCCGCAGGGGGGCGGATTTTATCATAATACTTTGCATACTGCTTCCCTATTTCGGGAGCAATTATGCTGTCGTTAAGTGCAGGCAAACATCCGGGCCTACCGGACGGATCTCGCTAAATTTGAGTTGCGGTGCATCGGCCAGTTTTTCAAGGCCAGGCAGCACAAACAGGCCGCGCGCGTCGTTGCCCAACAGCACAGGGGCCACGTAGACAATCAGCTCATCCACCAGCCCCGCCTGCAACAGCGCACCGGCCAGCGTCGGCCCTGCTTCAACCCAGATGCTGTTCACCTGCTGCTTGCCCAGCAGCATCATCAGCACCACTAAATCAAGATGGCCGTTGTGTTCCGGCACCATAATGCTGCGCACGCCTTCCGGCCATTGACGCGAATCGTCTTTGGTGCGGGCAAACAGCGTTTCACCGGGCTGGTGCACGATACGGTGCTCAGGCGTAACGCGGTTCTGGCTATCAATCACAATGCGCAGCGGCTGGCGCAGGTTTTCCTGCGGGTAGAGCGCCTGGGTATCGGCGTTCAGTTCATCCCAGCGCACGGTCATCGCCGGATCGTCGGCCAGCACCGTTTCACTGCTGGTGAGGATAGCATGGCTTTGCGCGCGCAGACGTTGCACATCGCGCCTTGCCTGCGGCGAGGTGATCCACTGACTTTCACCGTTGGCCATCGCCGTGCGGCCGTCCAGAGACGCGCCCAGCTTAAGCTGAATATAGGGGAACCCGGTTCGCATACGCTTCAGGAAGCCTTTGTTGAGGGCTTCCGCATCCTGCATCATCAGGCCGTGGCTAACGTCGATCCCTTCCTGCTGCAAGCGGTACAGCCCGCGCCCGGCCACCTGCGGATTCGGATCCTGCATAGACGCGACAACGCGCGAGACACCTGCCGCAATCAGCGCTTCACAGCACGGCGGCGTGCGCCCGTGGTGGCTGCACGGCTCCAGCGTCACGTAGGCGGTTGCCCCCCGCGCCTTTTCGCCGGCCATCCGCAGCGCGTGGACCTCGGCATGCGGCTCACCCGCGCGGTAGTGGAACCCTTCGCCGACGATCTCGCCGTCTTTCACGATAACGCACCCGACGTTCGGATTAGGATGGGTGGTAAAACGCCCGCGCTGCGCCAGCTTCATGGCTCGCGCCATGTAAATCTCATCCTGCATGCGTTTAATCCTGTAAGCGGGCGATCTCTTCGCCAAACTCTTTGATATCTTCGAAGCTGCGGTAGACCGAGGCAAAGCGGATATAGGCAACTTTATCGAGCTTTTTAAGCTGCTCCATCACCAGGTTGCCAATCATTTTGCTTGGCACCTCGCGCTCCCCTAACCCACGAAGATGCGATTTAATGTGGTTTAACGCCATTTCGACGTCATCTGCACTGACGGGCCGTTTTTCCAGCGCTTTTAGCATCCCGCTGCGCAGCTTCTCTTCATTGAACGGCTCGCGGACATCGTTGCTTTTGACCACGCGCGGCATCACCAGTTCGGCCACCTCAAAGGTGGTGAAACGCTCGTTGCACACCAGACACTGCCGACGGCGGCGTACGGAGGACCCTTCGCCCACCAGGCGAGAGTCGATGA
This region of Enterobacter cancerogenus genomic DNA includes:
- the thiL gene encoding thiamine-phosphate kinase; this translates as MACGEFSLIARYFDRVRTSRLDVETGIGDDCALLNIPEKQTLAISTDTLVCGRHFLPDIDPADLAYKALAVNVSDLAAMGADPAWLTLALTLPNVDEAWLEAFSDALFDQLNYYDMQLIGGDTTAGPLSMTLAIHGYVPAGRALKRSGAKPGDWIYVTGTPGDSAAGLAILQDRLTVEDKDDAAYLVKRHLRPTPRILHGQALRDRASSAIDLSDGLISDLGHVLKASGVGARVDLDLFPLSEQLLRHTEPEQALRWALSGGEDYELCFTVPELNRGTLDVALGHLGARFTCIGQIMPESEGLQFVRDGAPVTLDWKGYDHFG
- the nusB gene encoding transcription antitermination factor NusB produces the protein MKPAARRRARECAVQALYSWQLSHNDIADVEYQFLSEQDVKDVDVLYFRELLSGVATNSAYLDGLMKPYLSRLLEELGQVEKAVLRIALFELSKRDDVPYKVAINEAIELAKTFGAEDSHKFVNGVLDKAAPAIRPHKK
- the ribH gene encoding 6,7-dimethyl-8-ribityllumazine synthase, with the translated sequence MNIIEAAVATPDARVAITIARFNNFINDSLLEGAIDALKRIGQVKDDNITVVWVPGAYELPLAAGALAKTGKYDAVIALGTVIRGGTAHFEYVAGGASNGLAHVAQDAEIPVAFGVLTTESIEQAIERAGTKAGNKGAEAALTALEMINVLKAIKA
- the ribD gene encoding bifunctional diaminohydroxyphosphoribosylaminopyrimidine deaminase/5-amino-6-(5-phosphoribosylamino)uracil reductase RibD, with the protein product MQDEIYMARAMKLAQRGRFTTHPNPNVGCVIVKDGEIVGEGFHYRAGEPHAEVHALRMAGEKARGATAYVTLEPCSHHGRTPPCCEALIAAGVSRVVASMQDPNPQVAGRGLYRLQQEGIDVSHGLMMQDAEALNKGFLKRMRTGFPYIQLKLGASLDGRTAMANGESQWITSPQARRDVQRLRAQSHAILTSSETVLADDPAMTVRWDELNADTQALYPQENLRQPLRIVIDSQNRVTPEHRIVHQPGETLFARTKDDSRQWPEGVRSIMVPEHNGHLDLVVLMMLLGKQQVNSIWVEAGPTLAGALLQAGLVDELIVYVAPVLLGNDARGLFVLPGLEKLADAPQLKFSEIRPVGPDVCLHLTTA
- the nrdR gene encoding transcriptional regulator NrdR; translation: MHCPFCSAVDTKVIDSRLVGEGSSVRRRRQCLVCNERFTTFEVAELVMPRVVKSNDVREPFNEEKLRSGMLKALEKRPVSADDVEMALNHIKSHLRGLGEREVPSKMIGNLVMEQLKKLDKVAYIRFASVYRSFEDIKEFGEEIARLQD